TGAAATTTGGCTTTAAGTGCATGCCTTTTTAAGTTGATATAAGAAGTTTATATGTTTGTTAGTATTGTGTTTtggttttagttttagttttagttttagtttaaGTTAACTATttatttcatacatatatatatttttaattgttTAATTTTGCTTATATAGGTTAGTGTGGTAGGAATGGTGTTCAACAAAGCTGAAAAGAATAGTTATGTTACTTTTACTGTTGCTGATGGAACTGGAAACTTGGAATGCAAAACCTGGTAAACCTATGGATAACAAACAAATATGTTTTAATTGATAGAATATGAACTGTATTACTTCAGAATATAGAATTCATATTGGGTTTGAAGTACTATCATTATCTTTTTGTAGGCTTAATGAACCATTTGATAAATTGCAAATAGAGGCAATTAGGTGAGTTACTTTATTGGACTCATTTGCTGATTTGGTTATGAAATCAgtactgttgttattgttgttgttatattgatttttatgatattaatGTTCCTGGCAGTGAAGGGATTTATGTTCATGTTGACGGACATTTGAAAAGTTTTAATGGTGAAAGGCATATTGATGTTTTCTCTGTTAGGTATGCATAATCATCTTGTAACTTTTCAACAATTTGATATAAATTTTATGCGCACTATTTCAATTGGTTCATATTCGGAATATTGAAAAATTTCCTGTCACATTCAGGACAAGTGTTTCTATGTGTTAATTGTTGTCAATAACATTATTGTAATGCTTGTATGCTGATGGACTAGTGTAAAATTTGTTACTGACTTTAAAAGAGGTAATTATTTAATCAAAAATAATTTTGATTTTTAATCTGTGTTTAAATTAAATGTTTGTGAACTTGTAGGCCTGTGACGAATTTTGATGAGATCACCTTCCATTTCATTGCTTGCATACATAACCATGTGCGTACTACCAAAGATCAGGTATGTCATATATAGTTACATATACGGACACTAGAACTTGCATATAGAATTGTTTGAttttattgtaattataattataattatgatgatgaaaTCCGAACAATCAACTTTGTGGCTTGTAGAAGAAACAAGGGAATGATAGAAATGTTTCCGAGAATGGAGATCTAATCACAAACACACCCATCCAGAATGGCACTAACGCTTCTTATTCAACCATTTCAAGCGAGGTATGTTAACATAAAGTTACTCATAAttgaattgtttttttttttttttttttttttaactttttgatTGACATGATAAAATTGTTTGTTGTATTTTATTCTCAGTTGTCTTCTGTACATTTGAATGTTGATCGACTGAAAGGCTTTGATCGAATGGTTCTTGCTTTTCTCCAGTTTCCTACCAACTAGTAAGTTTATTTGTGTATTTATGTATTAATTAATGCTTGTTTGGCATATCATCCCACTGTTTTTATAGCTTGGTATTTTCATATTGGTTTCTTTAGTGTTTTTAGACTCGGTGGAATTTATGAAGTTTGTTTCTTAAAGTTAATCATAATTTTGCATTTTAATATACTgataatacatacatacataatacatataTGTGATAACTTTGTAGTGAAAAGGAGAGAGGAATCCATATAGATGAAATTGCACACAAGATGAAACTTCCTCTCAAAAAGATCATGTACCTTTCTCACCCTCTGtttgtatgtgtatatgtatgtatgcttgTGATCTCTCTATGTTTGACACTAATGTTGAAAGTTTTGTATGTGgggtttattattataataatagggAATCCATAAGATCACTACAAAATGAAGGCTTTATATACTCAACAATCGACGACAACCACTTTCAAGCAATATGCAGCAGTTAATATGCACcaactataattaatatttttgttGATCATCTACCTCTCTAAGTTCATATCTTTACGTTGCTTACTTTTTTTTCCTGATGTGATTATGTTAATGTTTGAGAATGCAGTATTTTTTAAAACCATTACCTTTTTAATAGCTATTAAACGTTGTGTGCTGTTATTAAATGTTTGTCATGTGATCACAAAAGCCCGATAGTACTTCAGCTGGTTGATAATCATGGCAAATTCACCTCAattttatctttcaaaactttCTGATAGAAAAGTTTTGTTAAAGAAAATGCAGCGCATAGCTAAGAGGCTGTGATAGTCCGAAagcatagttttttttttttttttttttttcctgtggCTATTGAACTCATCTGGATCACTTTTTAAAATCGATAAAGTAAGGAtgaatataaaatttataacataTGGTGAGAGTTTCTGTTGGTTGAGAAAAAAAAATACCGAAAAGTGTGTAAAAACCCGATTTGCTGGCACAGATTATGGAATATGTAGAACCCAGAAAGTATAACATAGCCCCTATTGAATACGAAACACAGTGCAGGCTACATATACACTAATGAATGTGTAAAGCAACACCTATATCTATCTTTCAAACTATTAGTATAACAAACTATTAGTATAACAATGTGCTGTTTCCACGTTTTTAAGAGATCCGACTGGCCCAAAAGCACGAATACTTAATGTCTCGACTATTGTTTTAATCCATTTTTCTAGTTTTTCATGCCAATCAACGTTTACAGTTTCTGTAATGACGacgtatgttttctttattgattaTGCACTAACAAAAATCTGGCTACTTTTTTGGTGCATCATTGTCGTATAATCTTACTTTATGCAAGATGGTAAACTTGATATCTACAATATATGCCAGTAATTGACAAAATTAGCAAATGAACATACAGCATACTCAAGATCCgtatcatatattcatatatccGCTTTATTAGTTTATCAACTATTCCTTATTGTTGTAAGATCAACTTCAGGATTTACATTTTCTATCCTCTGCTTTTCTTGCAAATCATCAAGATAATGCTGATAGATATACGAGGTAAACCCCCATATCGCCAACAACATTGAAATCACTTTGACTCCATTCATTTTATCATGAAAAAACACTACCGCAAAAACCGGCACAATTGGAATACCTAAAGTACTAATCACATTCGAAAATAAAGACGAAACCTCAAAGATCAAACCAACGCAACCGATTGAAAAAACTTGCCATGAGATTGCGGTCCATACTAGGTTCATTATGTATGATATTGTTCCTGATTCGTAATTTTTCATTTCGTTCTTTATATCCTTCCATTCCCCACTTGCAAATAGTCCCACTAGAATTATAACACTTGCTATCATGTTTTGGTACACGATCATATCGAATACCACTCTGTAGCTTTCTGATTTCAATATCTTTTGAAATGCGAGTTGTGTTACAGAAAGCATCAATGCGTAACCTGCATATTTAAAATTTGACTATAAAGGTCAAACAAATATATCTGACTTCTTGACTTTGACATCTAAAGTCAGAGATCACCTTCTAACAACAGATCTATtccattttctgttttaataatttaataatgaaGATCAATTTCTGTATTCAATTTTCCAAACAACTTAAATGAGACTTAATGACTTTGAAATAAGATCCATGAAATCTAAATCTTGTTTTCTCGCTGTCCTAATTAGATTCGGCAAGAATTAGGCCGGTTGGCAGGATGAGTAGCAGGTCAAAATGGCTCAATAATGGGAATATATACAATGATTGGGTTGACCAACAAACACTGTTATGTTGACCTTTTATATCATTATACCACAATGATTATATAAAATCTGAACTAAGATACTAAAGTATATCTTAATTATACTTTGTTAGAGGTATGTATTTATTTTAAGAATGTAACTTGTagtcttaattagtagtattaaaaagaaaaaaaaaaacaaaaaaacatcaTACCTGCAGAAGCAGCGACTGTGCAAACGAAGCCAATTATATACTTGCTTCTAGACGTTTTAACACTGTCCTCAGAATCACTTTGAAACACAAGAAGTGATGACGAAAAGCTAAGCAGAACAAGTGAATTAGCAATGTAAGGAGTGATCTTTTGGCCATTTAAAAAGTATGAAAATAGCGCATTAAACGCAAGCTGACTAGCACAAATCAAAGAGTACGTTGAAACGGGCAAATACTTTAATCCAAATGTATACAACAAACAGTCTGCAGCCAAAAATACACCAAGAAATGTATAGAGCATAAAAACGGTGATCCAAGAAGGTTTATTTGTGGTAATAATTGGATTTTGTCGTTGTTGTGATTTTGAAGGTAAAAACATGAAAATTAAAGGAAACATAAGTGGGAAACCAGCAGTTTGAACAAGTGTAGCCATCCATTTACTGTTTCCTCCTTTGtcaaagtaaagtcttcctaacaTTGTTGCAACTGATTGGCCTGCAAGTACAAATGTTGTGAACAATGCCATTTGTATCCACCACTTGTACTGTACAAGCCATGAAGAGCTTGTTCTAACATCTTGAGTGGTTTCAAGTGGCTGCTTAGCTTCTTCTGATCATACAAGGAAATAAAGTTTGAATTAGAGAAGACAGAGTGCTTAGTTTTTATGTAGTTTTATATATCTTGTAAAATTCAAAGTGCGTTAGTTACAATTGCATGATTGACATGAAAGGTTCTGGCTTAAGGTTCATAGAGCTTTCTAGCATAATTATACAACGAATATGACATTGTTGGCACTTGTTACACCTAAATTTGTTTGAATTAGCTAATAGTGCTGCGTGTTGTCTTTGTTTGAATTAGCTAATAGTGCTGCGTGTTGTctaaataatacggagtactcCTTAGTATTGCATCAGATATTTGTTCATATTAATAACCTTTGAGATATTTACTTAAATTCATTTAATATAATCGATAGATTCAAAGATAACACttacttttttttaaacaaaacctttaatttaaaaatataaagcaattgtttttttttttcttcttgatgAAATAGCATAATATTTACATTACAAAAATGAATATGAGATCACTTGTAGTGGTGATGGGAGTCCCATTCGATTTATGACTGTACACATGTGACATCTACATGTACATTTAACATCCCATAACCTGTTTTAGTGAGAATGAGTaatgttgttgtttgtatcccataACCTGTTTTAGTGAGAATGAGTAATGTTGTTGTTTGTAGTGTTTACTGAGAATTTAAGGGCTGTAGAAAGGTGGTGATTAAATGACACAGTTATTGGGCTTAAGCAAGATGGACGAATTCTATTGTAAGTCCAGCTTGTTGTGATATTGTAATGCTTAATTTTTCACTTTTTGTGAAAAATTAATTTCTATTTAATTCtatgttttttgccaaaaaaaaaaaaaaaaaaaatatgacacAGTTATTATAAAGGCGTGGAAAAATGAGTGTAGTGATAAATGTGGTAGAGAGATTTGGGTGGAGGCCCCACCAAATTAATACGAAAATGAGTGAACACCTACAATGAATGCCAGGTGTTACGAAGGGCGCGAGTAAGAAGAAAggtaaagaaaagaaaaagaatgtaAAGGACGGGGAGCTTTGTGTGCATGATTTGAGTGATGGGGACGAGATCGAAGGGGCGGTTCAAGGGACGTCAAAAGGTGATAAATCTTTCCAATGTGTTATAGGAAAGCGTATTGGAGCGGGGGCGGGGGAGGAGTTTGTTGGTGTCGGCTTCTTTGACCAATTTAGAAATGGAGGTTTGAATTCGGATGAGATTGGGATTGAGTCTACTTTTTCATTTAAGGCGAATGCGGAAGATGGCATCAACAATTCAAAATGTGGTACTTGATTAGCTTTTTTTGTTTGTGCGTTGTTTGTTTAATTTTAGGTCCATTGTTTGTGGTTGTGGTCTTTTGTGTTGTCTTGTTCACGTAAAAGCTCGGTTTTAGTTAGTATCTCGATTTTTATCTTGGTTAGAGTAGTTTTCTGTCATCGAGCCTCTTTAGTGATCGATCCTTTGTATCTTTGTTTTCTAGTCTCCTTTTGGAgattagaattatatatatagtttttgtttttttagcaaaaaaaaaaaaaaaaaaaaaaaaatatgaatgccAGACAACGCCATTAGACTACTACATATGGTTCGTTACCCATCATTGCCAAGCCTACGTGGTGTTACATTATAGCTTTAATTTGTTGTTGCATTATAGCTTTAATGCCATAGCTTTAATGCCATAGACACCAATTCGTTATAGACTTATAGGCCATTCATTATAGATTATTCACCATAGATTTAACAACTACAGTACTTCTTAAGAATTTAAGGGGTTCACATGTAACTCTTTTCAACAAATACTCCATGACCAAATGTATAAGTTTTAACTCATACTCCGTATTATAGAGGCATTCTTCCATATCGTACAAGTATTCTTCTATATCTAATTTATATGGGACAAGTATTCATCCAGAAGCATATATTCATatgattatttaatttatattgtaCATATATTCAATTTGAAATCAGAAAAAGACAAAAAACCTCAAATGAACAGTAACTACAGTAccttttttggcttttatcccccACTTTtttaactaaataaatattattcGTTTTAAGATAAAAACAGAAACGCGCGGGCAGCTGGGTGGTTTTGTGTTGTCTATCCCTTTCGAGAGGTTGTAG
This genomic stretch from Rutidosis leptorrhynchoides isolate AG116_Rl617_1_P2 chromosome 11, CSIRO_AGI_Rlap_v1, whole genome shotgun sequence harbors:
- the LOC139875470 gene encoding replication protein A 32 kDa subunit A-like, whose product is MAMVPPSAALIRPEARRPRSNHPYAGVRASSWIIIMFSGSQFVGGSQITNSPAIANRDTFGLIPLTIKQISEASHSGDDKSNFTISGAEVVNVSVVGMVFNKAEKNSYVTFTVADGTGNLECKTWLNEPFDKLQIEAISEGIYVHVDGHLKSFNGERHIDVFSVRPVTNFDEITFHFIACIHNHVRTTKDQKKQGNDRNVSENGDLITNTPIQNGTNASYSTISSELSSVHLNVDRLKGFDRMVLAFLQFPTNYEKERGIHIDEIAHKMKLPLKKIMESIRSLQNEGFIYSTIDDNHFQAICSS
- the LOC139876272 gene encoding probable purine permease 10 isoform X1, whose amino-acid sequence is MKQLQEPATDNNFEEAKQPLETTQDVRTSSSWLVQYKWWIQMALFTTFVLAGQSVATMLGRLYFDKGGNSKWMATLVQTAGFPLMFPLIFMFLPSKSQQRQNPIITTNKPSWITVFMLYTFLGVFLAADCLLYTFGLKYLPVSTYSLICASQLAFNALFSYFLNGQKITPYIANSLVLLSFSSSLLVFQSDSEDSVKTSRSKYIIGFVCTVAASAGYALMLSVTQLAFQKILKSESYRVVFDMIVYQNMIASVIILVGLFASGEWKDIKNEMKNYESGTISYIMNLVWTAISWQVFSIGCVGLIFEVSSLFSNVISTLGIPIVPVFAVVFFHDKMNGVKVISMLLAIWGFTSYIYQHYLDDLQEKQRIENVNPEVDLTTIRNS
- the LOC139876272 gene encoding probable purine permease 10 isoform X2, which codes for MKQLQEPATDNNFEAKQPLETTQDVRTSSSWLVQYKWWIQMALFTTFVLAGQSVATMLGRLYFDKGGNSKWMATLVQTAGFPLMFPLIFMFLPSKSQQRQNPIITTNKPSWITVFMLYTFLGVFLAADCLLYTFGLKYLPVSTYSLICASQLAFNALFSYFLNGQKITPYIANSLVLLSFSSSLLVFQSDSEDSVKTSRSKYIIGFVCTVAASAGYALMLSVTQLAFQKILKSESYRVVFDMIVYQNMIASVIILVGLFASGEWKDIKNEMKNYESGTISYIMNLVWTAISWQVFSIGCVGLIFEVSSLFSNVISTLGIPIVPVFAVVFFHDKMNGVKVISMLLAIWGFTSYIYQHYLDDLQEKQRIENVNPEVDLTTIRNS
- the LOC139876272 gene encoding probable purine permease 10 isoform X3, yielding MKQLQEPATDNNFEEAKQPLETTQDVRTSSSWLVQYKWWIQMALFTTFVLAGQSVATMLGRLYFDKGGNSKWMATLVQTADCLLYTFGLKYLPVSTYSLICASQLAFNALFSYFLNGQKITPYIANSLVLLSFSSSLLVFQSDSEDSVKTSRSKYIIGFVCTVAASAGYALMLSVTQLAFQKILKSESYRVVFDMIVYQNMIASVIILVGLFASGEWKDIKNEMKNYESGTISYIMNLVWTAISWQVFSIGCVGLIFEVSSLFSNVISTLGIPIVPVFAVVFFHDKMNGVKVISMLLAIWGFTSYIYQHYLDDLQEKQRIENVNPEVDLTTIRNS